The Thunnus albacares chromosome 21, fThuAlb1.1, whole genome shotgun sequence genome window below encodes:
- the LOC122972277 gene encoding GTPase IMAP family member 7-like isoform X1 has product MDSVPAGPDLRIVMIGKTGVGKSAVGNTILGEKRFESRPASGSVTETCKKGVKQWGDRVVSVVDTPGILDTAKSAEFIKKEIMKCVKVSCPGPHVFLLVITVGRFTTEEKNSVEALQELFGPKANQFMIVLFTRGGDLGDTTIQEYIRTGSTDLQRVIQSCGNRFHVFDNNKSDRNQVVELIKKIDDMVAGNGVAYYTDAMYQEVQAIAKRQNVREEDLDDVFLSQLFGLLLGRVLLFHQILLR; this is encoded by the exons ATGGACTCAGTTCCTGCAG gTCCTGATTTGAGAATTGTGATGATTGGAAAAACTGGTGTGGGCAAGAGTGCTGTTGGAAACACCATTCTGGGAGAGAAACGCTTCGAATCCCGTCCTGCCTCTGGGTCAGTGACTGAGACCTGTAAAAAAGGTGTGAAACAATGGGGTGACAGAGTAGTTAGTGTGGTAGACACACCAGGGATTCTGGACACTGCGAAATCTGCAGAATTCATCAAAAAAGAAATTATGAAATGTGTCAAAGTCTCATGTCCTGGTCCTCATGTGTTCCTGCTGGTCATCACAGTTGGTCGATTCACCACTGAAGAGAAAAACTCAGTGGAAGCCCTGCAAGAGCTGTTTGGTCCAAAAGCTAACCAGTTCATGATTGTGTTGTTTACTCGTGGTGGTGATCTCGGAGACACGACCATACAAGAGTATATACGTACTGGCAGCACAGACCTCCAACGAGTCATCCAAAGCTGTGGAAACAGGTTCCACGTCtttgacaacaacaaaagtGACAGAAACCAAGTGGTGGAGCTGATCAAGAAGATTGATGACATGGTTGCTGGAAACGGGGTGGCATACTACACAGATGCCATGTATCAAGAAGTTCAGGCCATTGCAAAAAGACAAAACGTGAGAGAAGAAGACTTGgatgatgtttttctgtctcaatTGTTTGGTTTATTGCTGGGACGTGTTCTCCTTTTCCACCAAATACTTTTGAGATAA
- the LOC122972277 gene encoding GTPase IMAP family member 7-like isoform X2 has protein sequence MIGKTGVGKSAVGNTILGEKRFESRPASGSVTETCKKGVKQWGDRVVSVVDTPGILDTAKSAEFIKKEIMKCVKVSCPGPHVFLLVITVGRFTTEEKNSVEALQELFGPKANQFMIVLFTRGGDLGDTTIQEYIRTGSTDLQRVIQSCGNRFHVFDNNKSDRNQVVELIKKIDDMVAGNGVAYYTDAMYQEVQAIAKRQNVREEDLDDVFLSQLFGLLLGRVLLFHQILLR, from the coding sequence ATGATTGGAAAAACTGGTGTGGGCAAGAGTGCTGTTGGAAACACCATTCTGGGAGAGAAACGCTTCGAATCCCGTCCTGCCTCTGGGTCAGTGACTGAGACCTGTAAAAAAGGTGTGAAACAATGGGGTGACAGAGTAGTTAGTGTGGTAGACACACCAGGGATTCTGGACACTGCGAAATCTGCAGAATTCATCAAAAAAGAAATTATGAAATGTGTCAAAGTCTCATGTCCTGGTCCTCATGTGTTCCTGCTGGTCATCACAGTTGGTCGATTCACCACTGAAGAGAAAAACTCAGTGGAAGCCCTGCAAGAGCTGTTTGGTCCAAAAGCTAACCAGTTCATGATTGTGTTGTTTACTCGTGGTGGTGATCTCGGAGACACGACCATACAAGAGTATATACGTACTGGCAGCACAGACCTCCAACGAGTCATCCAAAGCTGTGGAAACAGGTTCCACGTCtttgacaacaacaaaagtGACAGAAACCAAGTGGTGGAGCTGATCAAGAAGATTGATGACATGGTTGCTGGAAACGGGGTGGCATACTACACAGATGCCATGTATCAAGAAGTTCAGGCCATTGCAAAAAGACAAAACGTGAGAGAAGAAGACTTGgatgatgtttttctgtctcaatTGTTTGGTTTATTGCTGGGACGTGTTCTCCTTTTCCACCAAATACTTTTGAGATAA
- the LOC122972280 gene encoding immune-associated nucleotide-binding protein 9-like isoform X2 produces MSQCFGCFQCLTGSKQSLKGNSDNKVNLVLLGMSGTGKSASGNTILGKKQFMSRTSSVPVTTECQVAETVINGTCVRVIDTPDIFDDEIKSSVKKQHVTKCKQLLQSEPCVFLLVIHVSRFTDGERDILRKLEKAFGSRAKEQTIILFTRGEDLQHADMSLEGFLQDCNTELENIVEHCDRRCVVFENKATDQHQVTELMQKVDEMLNKYQNQ; encoded by the exons ATGTCTCAGT gtTTCGGATGTTTCCAGTGCTTAACTGGATCCAAGCAGAGTTTAAAAG GAAACTCTGACAACAAAGTGAACCTTGTTCTGCTGGGAATGTCCGGGACTGGAAAGAGTGCGAGTGGAAACACAATCCTTGGAAAGAAACAGTTCATGTCAAGAACCAGTTCAGTGCCGGTCACCACAGAGTGTCAGGTggcagaaactgttataaacgGTACATGTGTGCGTGTCATTGATACCCCAGACATCTTTGATGATGAAATCAAATCATCAGTTAAGAAACAACATGTAACAAAGTGCAAACAGCTCCTTCAGTCAGAGCCTTGTGTGTTCTTACTTGTGATACATGTTAGCAGGTTCACAGATGGTGAGAGAGACATACTGAGAAAGTTAGAAAAAGCTTTTGGTAGCAGAGCTAAAGAACAAACAATCATCCTGTTTACCCGTGGAGAAGATCTGCAGCATGCAGACATGAGCTTGGAGGGTTTTTTGCAGGACTGTAATACTGAACTCGAGAACATAGTTGAACATTGTGACAGaagatgtgttgtttttgagaACAAAGCCACAGATCAACATCAAGTGACAGAGCTCATGCAGAAAGTGGACGagatgttaaataaatatcagaaTCAATAA
- the LOC122972280 gene encoding immune-associated nucleotide-binding protein 9-like isoform X1, whose protein sequence is METDEPQSFFAAFCQLLFKCFGCFQCLTGSKQSLKGNSDNKVNLVLLGMSGTGKSASGNTILGKKQFMSRTSSVPVTTECQVAETVINGTCVRVIDTPDIFDDEIKSSVKKQHVTKCKQLLQSEPCVFLLVIHVSRFTDGERDILRKLEKAFGSRAKEQTIILFTRGEDLQHADMSLEGFLQDCNTELENIVEHCDRRCVVFENKATDQHQVTELMQKVDEMLNKYQNQ, encoded by the exons ATGGAGACAGATGAGCCACAGTCTTTCTTTGCGGCATTTTGCCAACTTCtattcaaat gtTTCGGATGTTTCCAGTGCTTAACTGGATCCAAGCAGAGTTTAAAAG GAAACTCTGACAACAAAGTGAACCTTGTTCTGCTGGGAATGTCCGGGACTGGAAAGAGTGCGAGTGGAAACACAATCCTTGGAAAGAAACAGTTCATGTCAAGAACCAGTTCAGTGCCGGTCACCACAGAGTGTCAGGTggcagaaactgttataaacgGTACATGTGTGCGTGTCATTGATACCCCAGACATCTTTGATGATGAAATCAAATCATCAGTTAAGAAACAACATGTAACAAAGTGCAAACAGCTCCTTCAGTCAGAGCCTTGTGTGTTCTTACTTGTGATACATGTTAGCAGGTTCACAGATGGTGAGAGAGACATACTGAGAAAGTTAGAAAAAGCTTTTGGTAGCAGAGCTAAAGAACAAACAATCATCCTGTTTACCCGTGGAGAAGATCTGCAGCATGCAGACATGAGCTTGGAGGGTTTTTTGCAGGACTGTAATACTGAACTCGAGAACATAGTTGAACATTGTGACAGaagatgtgttgtttttgagaACAAAGCCACAGATCAACATCAAGTGACAGAGCTCATGCAGAAAGTGGACGagatgttaaataaatatcagaaTCAATAA